The proteins below are encoded in one region of Limnochorda pilosa:
- a CDS encoding heme exporter protein CcmB: MDALRRVGLLAWKDVVVEARSKELLGAMFVFSLLVVVIFSFALDPSRSEVRPFFPGILWVAVFFAGVLGLNRSFSKEMEDRALWGMMLIPMDRSTVYYAKALSTLLLMLFTEAVVLPLFFVLLGQTLTGDVALFALAILLGSIGFTLSGTLLSALAASTRSGEILLPILLFPLLVPVVLGVVEITQGILLGLDPAGWLKWFQLLGAYDLLFLVVPLILFEQVIEL, encoded by the coding sequence GTGGACGCCCTCCGGCGGGTGGGGCTGCTGGCGTGGAAGGACGTGGTGGTGGAGGCCCGGAGCAAGGAGCTCCTGGGCGCCATGTTCGTCTTCTCCCTGCTGGTGGTGGTGATCTTCAGCTTCGCCCTCGACCCCTCCCGGAGCGAGGTGCGACCGTTCTTCCCGGGCATCCTGTGGGTGGCCGTCTTCTTCGCCGGCGTGCTGGGGCTCAACCGGAGCTTCTCCAAGGAGATGGAGGACCGGGCCCTCTGGGGCATGATGCTGATCCCCATGGACCGCAGCACCGTCTACTACGCCAAGGCCCTCTCCACCCTACTGCTCATGCTCTTCACGGAAGCGGTGGTGCTGCCGCTCTTCTTCGTGCTCCTGGGCCAGACCCTCACCGGCGACGTGGCCCTCTTCGCCCTGGCGATCCTCCTGGGGAGCATCGGCTTCACCCTCAGCGGCACCCTCCTTTCGGCCCTGGCGGCCAGCACTCGCTCGGGCGAGATCCTGCTCCCCATCCTCCTCTTCCCGCTCCTGGTGCCGGTGGTGCTGGGCGTGGTGGAGATCACCCAGGGAATCCTCCTGGGCTTGGACCCCGCCGGCTGGCTCAAGTGGTTCCAACTCCTGGGCGCCTACGACCTCCTCTTCCTGGTGGTGCCGCTCATCCTCTTCGAGCAGGTGATCGAGCTGTGA
- the lgt gene encoding prolipoprotein diacylglyceryl transferase produces the protein MRSWSDPVLLRLGSFELRWYGLILAAAIYASTAALAQLLRHRGHRDPWDEAAGLAAWLIPAGLLGARLGFVVQNLSYFASYPAQILATWTGGLSIHGALLGGLAALALRERSRTGFLARADLLLTVLPLGQAIGRWGNLFNREVLGYPTHLPWGLYVEPAFRPAAFRASATFHPVFLYESLADLALFAWLWWRASGSGERSDRTPRPGSTAPPLLAPPPGAQAALYLAGYAVIRFGLEFVRIGTPVLLGLTLAQWVSGGLLAGLAAWRVTARSPARRG, from the coding sequence TTGAGGTCGTGGAGCGACCCGGTCCTTCTCCGGCTCGGGTCCTTCGAGCTTCGCTGGTACGGCCTCATCCTGGCGGCGGCCATCTACGCCTCCACAGCGGCCCTGGCCCAACTGCTGCGGCATCGGGGCCACCGAGACCCCTGGGACGAGGCGGCCGGTCTCGCAGCGTGGCTCATCCCCGCAGGCCTGCTCGGAGCTCGCCTCGGCTTTGTCGTTCAGAATCTATCCTACTTTGCGTCTTATCCTGCCCAGATCCTCGCCACCTGGACGGGCGGGCTCTCCATCCACGGGGCGCTGCTCGGGGGTCTCGCGGCCCTGGCCCTGCGCGAGCGCTCCCGAACCGGCTTCCTGGCCAGGGCCGATCTCCTCCTCACGGTGCTCCCCCTGGGCCAGGCCATCGGCCGCTGGGGCAACCTCTTCAACCGGGAGGTCCTGGGCTACCCCACCCACCTGCCCTGGGGCCTCTACGTCGAGCCCGCCTTCCGTCCGGCCGCTTTCCGCGCCTCGGCCACCTTCCACCCCGTCTTCCTCTACGAGTCCCTCGCAGACCTGGCGCTCTTCGCCTGGCTCTGGTGGCGGGCGAGCGGAAGCGGCGAGCGGTCCGACCGGACCCCCCGCCCCGGCAGCACCGCTCCCCCGCTGCTTGCGCCGCCTCCCGGCGCCCAGGCCGCCCTCTACCTGGCCGGCTACGCCGTGATCCGCTTCGGCCTGGAGTTCGTCCGTATCGGAACGCCGGTGCTCCTGGGGCTCACCCTGGCCCAGTGGGTCAGCGGGGGGCTGCTGGCTGGGCTGGCCGCGTGGCGAGTCACAGCTCGATCACCTGCTCGAAGAGGATGA
- a CDS encoding response regulator transcription factor, with amino-acid sequence MEAIRILIVDDHEVVRIGLRSLLERIGQFEVAGEAGSAQEAINLVRSRKPDVVIMDIRMPDGSGIEACRAIRSENPDVKVIMLTSYTDDEAIFSSVMAGASGYVLKQIGSQELVEAIRTVAAGGSLLDPSITGKVLERMRGMTRDQHQHEKLTDQELRILRLIADGRTNKEIADALYLSEKTVRNYVSSILSKLNLANRAEAAAYAVRRHLLEEPGETP; translated from the coding sequence GTGGAAGCCATTCGCATCCTGATCGTGGATGACCACGAGGTGGTCCGGATCGGCCTACGGTCGCTCCTGGAGCGCATCGGCCAGTTCGAGGTAGCGGGCGAAGCCGGTTCGGCTCAAGAGGCGATCAACCTGGTGCGGTCGCGCAAGCCCGACGTGGTCATCATGGACATTCGGATGCCCGACGGCTCGGGCATCGAGGCGTGCCGCGCCATCCGCTCGGAGAACCCGGACGTGAAGGTGATCATGCTCACCTCCTACACCGATGACGAGGCGATCTTCTCCTCGGTGATGGCCGGGGCCAGCGGCTACGTGCTGAAGCAGATCGGCAGCCAGGAACTGGTGGAGGCAATCCGCACCGTGGCCGCCGGCGGCTCGCTCCTGGACCCGTCCATCACCGGCAAGGTTCTGGAGCGCATGCGCGGCATGACCCGCGACCAGCACCAGCACGAGAAGCTCACCGATCAGGAGCTGCGCATCCTGCGCCTCATCGCCGACGGTCGCACCAACAAGGAGATCGCCGACGCCCTTTACCTGAGCGAGAAGACCGTGCGTAACTACGTCTCGAGCATCCTCTCCAAGCTGAACCTGGCCAACCGGGCCGAGGCGGCCGCGTACGCCGTGCGCCGCCACCTCCTGGAGGAGCCGGGCGAGACGCCTTGA
- a CDS encoding sensor histidine kinase, whose amino-acid sequence MELLQQFFRTNEIVILFGHGLVFFIMGFSTYLESRRSSQLRLARHLPLLGLFGMINGVSAWGSVFIPIQRTYLPEAVVASLEGLDAVLLALSFAFLFAFGGRLLAETRPRLGFLPWLAGAVLAAWFAAFVWSGLKEGATGIRAWLLLSDVWSRYLLGFTGSLLAAWGLAEQRSQFDEMGLGHLNVHLGLGVVAFLVYAASGGLVVPRAGFFPANVVNDVAFFTWLGVPVHAFRALAGLAIAYVTIRMLEVYDVEAALQNETHQRMLAVLTERDRIARELHDGVIQQLYAVGLNLESSLFLLESEPGQARRQIRENMGRLNQAVKDIRRYIMNLRTPQEEESAPLPARLRRVAEEFRRSYPVEVRVQVRRVTHTSLSPETVEHVVQIVRESMTNAIRHGHPRQVHLRVEGFNDGLSVAVEDDGAGFDPASVSGRNGETGHGLQNMRERAELIGGRLDIHSRPGEGTRVSLILTGGDQAGGSHSHPDRG is encoded by the coding sequence ATGGAGCTCCTTCAGCAGTTCTTTCGCACCAATGAGATCGTCATCTTGTTCGGACACGGACTCGTTTTCTTTATTATGGGTTTCTCCACCTATCTGGAGTCCCGCCGGTCCAGCCAGCTCCGCCTCGCCCGGCATCTGCCCCTCCTGGGCCTGTTCGGCATGATCAACGGGGTTTCCGCCTGGGGGAGCGTCTTCATTCCTATCCAGCGCACCTACCTGCCCGAAGCGGTGGTGGCCAGCCTGGAAGGGCTGGATGCGGTCTTGCTCGCGCTCTCCTTCGCCTTCCTCTTCGCCTTCGGCGGGCGCCTCCTGGCCGAGACCCGGCCGCGCCTGGGCTTCCTGCCGTGGCTGGCCGGGGCCGTCTTGGCCGCCTGGTTCGCCGCTTTCGTCTGGTCGGGCCTGAAGGAGGGCGCCACGGGGATCCGGGCGTGGCTCCTCTTGAGCGACGTCTGGTCCCGGTACCTCCTGGGCTTTACCGGTTCGCTCCTGGCCGCCTGGGGGCTGGCCGAGCAGCGCTCCCAGTTCGACGAGATGGGACTTGGCCACCTGAACGTCCACCTGGGCCTGGGCGTTGTCGCCTTCCTCGTCTACGCTGCATCGGGAGGGCTCGTGGTTCCCAGGGCCGGCTTCTTCCCGGCCAACGTGGTGAACGACGTGGCCTTCTTTACCTGGCTCGGTGTTCCCGTCCACGCGTTCCGGGCCCTGGCAGGGCTCGCCATCGCCTACGTGACCATCCGGATGCTGGAGGTCTACGACGTGGAAGCCGCCCTCCAAAACGAGACCCACCAGCGGATGCTGGCGGTGCTCACCGAGCGCGACCGGATCGCCCGCGAGCTTCACGACGGCGTGATCCAGCAGCTTTACGCGGTGGGGCTCAACCTGGAGAGCTCCCTCTTCCTCCTGGAGAGCGAGCCCGGCCAGGCCCGGCGGCAGATCCGGGAGAACATGGGCCGGCTGAACCAGGCCGTCAAGGACATCCGCCGGTACATCATGAACCTGCGCACCCCCCAGGAGGAGGAATCGGCTCCTTTGCCGGCGCGGTTGCGCAGGGTCGCGGAGGAGTTCCGTCGAAGTTACCCGGTCGAGGTGCGGGTGCAGGTGCGGCGGGTCACCCACACGTCCCTCTCCCCCGAGACGGTGGAGCATGTGGTCCAAATCGTCCGGGAGAGCATGACCAACGCGATACGGCACGGCCACCCGCGCCAGGTGCACCTGCGGGTGGAGGGGTTCAACGACGGGCTCTCGGTGGCGGTGGAGGACGACGGCGCCGGCTTCGACCCCGCCAGCGTCTCCGGGCGGAACGGCGAGACCGGGCACGGCCTGCAGAACATGCGGGAGCGGGCCGAGCTGATCGGGGGTCGACTGGACATTCACAGTCGCCCGGGCGAGGGAACCCGTGTGTCGCTCATACTAACGGGTGGTGATCAGGCCGGTGGAAGCCATTCGCATCCTGATCGTGGATGA
- a CDS encoding isocitrate/isopropylmalate dehydrogenase family protein — MTHRVTLIPGDGTGPELAEAARRVVEASGVSIEWDLQEAGADVMDKYGTPLPDGVLDSIRRNRVALKGPITTPIGTGFRSVNVALRHELNLYACVRPCKSYPGVRSRYEDIDLVIVRENTEDLYAGVEFEAGTEEARTIRAWAPSKIREDAAISIKPISRSGSEQIIRYAFEYALANGRHKVTAVAKANIMKYTDGLFFEVGREVAKRYEGRVEYEERLVDNMCMQLVQKPELYDVLVLPNLYGDILSDLAAGLVGGLGVAPGANIGDGAALFEPTHGSAPKYTGLNKVNPVAIILSAVLMLRHLGEKEAADRVERAVAAVIAEGKSVTYDMKPNRDDPTAVGTSQMADAIIAAMR, encoded by the coding sequence ATGACCCATCGTGTCACGCTCATTCCCGGGGACGGCACAGGCCCCGAGCTGGCCGAGGCTGCCCGGCGGGTGGTGGAGGCTTCGGGGGTCTCCATCGAGTGGGACCTCCAGGAGGCCGGGGCCGACGTGATGGACAAGTATGGCACGCCCTTGCCCGACGGTGTGCTGGATTCCATCCGGCGGAACCGGGTGGCCCTCAAGGGCCCCATCACCACGCCCATCGGCACCGGTTTCCGGAGCGTCAACGTCGCCCTGCGCCACGAGCTGAACCTCTATGCGTGCGTGCGCCCGTGCAAGTCCTACCCGGGTGTCCGCTCCCGCTACGAAGACATCGACCTGGTGATCGTCCGGGAGAACACCGAGGACCTCTACGCTGGTGTGGAGTTCGAGGCGGGTACCGAGGAGGCCCGCACCATCCGCGCCTGGGCGCCCTCCAAGATCCGGGAGGACGCAGCCATCTCCATCAAGCCCATCTCCCGCTCGGGGAGCGAGCAGATCATCCGCTACGCCTTCGAGTACGCGCTGGCCAACGGGCGGCACAAGGTGACAGCGGTGGCCAAGGCCAACATCATGAAGTACACCGACGGCCTCTTCTTCGAGGTGGGCCGCGAGGTGGCCAAGAGGTACGAGGGCCGGGTGGAGTACGAGGAGCGGCTGGTGGACAACATGTGCATGCAGCTCGTCCAGAAGCCCGAGCTGTATGACGTCCTCGTCCTGCCGAACCTGTACGGCGACATCCTGTCGGACCTGGCCGCGGGTCTCGTGGGGGGGCTGGGGGTCGCCCCGGGGGCCAACATTGGCGACGGCGCAGCGCTCTTCGAGCCCACCCACGGCTCGGCGCCCAAGTACACCGGGCTCAACAAGGTGAACCCGGTGGCCATCATCCTGTCGGCGGTGCTCATGCTCCGGCACCTGGGTGAGAAGGAAGCGGCAGACCGGGTCGAGCGGGCTGTGGCTGCGGTCATCGCCGAAGGCAAGAGCGTGACGTACGACATGAAGCCGAACCGCGACGACCCCACCGCGGTGGGAACCTCCCAGATGGCCGACGCCATCATCGCGGCCATGCGGTGA
- a CDS encoding cytochrome c biogenesis protein produces the protein MARTPAAPRSWAPPRWLAALTAVLVFAGLYLALVYAPPERTMGDVQRIFYFHVASAWNAFLAFLVVAVASAAYLRTRRPRWDDLAYASAEVGVLFTTLTLMGGTLWMRPVWNTWWTWDPRLTTTLILWFIYLGYLLLRSFSEGGERQARLAAVYGIVGFLDVPVVYLSSVWWRGIHPSPAETEFADPMVLALVANVVAYTALYAYVTLLRARQRSLEDRVAALRESLR, from the coding sequence ATGGCTCGAACCCCTGCGGCACCCCGCTCCTGGGCACCGCCGCGCTGGCTGGCGGCCCTCACCGCTGTCCTCGTGTTCGCCGGCCTCTACCTTGCCCTGGTCTACGCCCCGCCCGAGCGGACCATGGGTGATGTCCAGCGGATCTTCTACTTCCACGTGGCGTCGGCGTGGAACGCGTTCCTTGCGTTCCTGGTGGTGGCGGTCGCCAGCGCCGCCTACCTGCGGACCCGTCGCCCCCGGTGGGACGACCTGGCCTACGCCTCGGCGGAGGTGGGCGTGCTCTTCACCACCCTCACCCTCATGGGGGGCACCCTCTGGATGCGCCCGGTGTGGAACACCTGGTGGACCTGGGATCCCCGCCTCACCACCACCCTCATCCTTTGGTTCATCTATCTGGGCTACCTTCTCCTGCGCTCGTTCTCCGAGGGAGGCGAGCGTCAGGCCCGTCTGGCGGCGGTCTACGGTATCGTGGGCTTCCTGGACGTGCCCGTGGTCTACCTTTCCTCCGTCTGGTGGCGGGGGATCCACCCATCCCCTGCGGAGACCGAGTTCGCCGACCCCATGGTGCTGGCCCTGGTGGCCAACGTGGTGGCCTACACCGCACTCTACGCTTACGTGACCCTCCTGCGGGCCCGCCAGCGGAGCCTCGAGGACCGCGTCGCCGCCCTGCGCGAGTCTCTGCGCTGA
- a CDS encoding metal-dependent transcriptional regulator: MALSQPVEDYLAAIYRAVHKGGQATTSEIARRLNVSAASTTHMFQRLAQEGLVRYKEYSGVSLTEAGEVAALDVIRRHRLAERFLTDVLEIPWDRVDALANRMEHALPAEVIQGFDRILDNPRTCPHGYPIPDAHGQVALLSDRTLAEAAEGDELTVSRVDEDDPALLRYLAEAGLTPGQRVRVMRKPPFEEPLVLDVGGQERTVGSRIAQSVYVCTPGDEGEEAGRAAAEGGGGGAAGPSD, encoded by the coding sequence GTGGCCCTGAGCCAGCCTGTGGAAGATTACCTGGCCGCCATCTACCGTGCGGTGCACAAGGGCGGGCAGGCCACCACCAGCGAGATCGCCCGGCGTCTGAACGTGTCGGCCGCCTCCACCACGCACATGTTCCAGCGGCTCGCCCAGGAAGGGCTCGTGCGGTACAAGGAGTACAGCGGCGTCTCCCTCACCGAGGCGGGCGAGGTGGCGGCCCTGGACGTGATCCGCCGCCACCGCCTGGCCGAGCGCTTCCTCACCGACGTGCTCGAGATCCCCTGGGACCGGGTGGATGCCCTGGCGAACCGCATGGAGCACGCCCTGCCGGCCGAGGTGATCCAAGGGTTCGACCGTATCCTGGACAACCCGCGCACCTGCCCGCACGGGTACCCGATCCCTGACGCGCACGGCCAGGTCGCGCTCCTGAGCGATCGGACCCTGGCCGAGGCGGCCGAGGGTGACGAGCTCACCGTGAGCCGCGTGGACGAAGACGATCCCGCCCTCCTCAGGTATCTGGCCGAGGCGGGTCTCACGCCGGGCCAGCGGGTGCGCGTCATGCGCAAGCCCCCCTTCGAAGAGCCCCTGGTGCTGGACGTGGGCGGGCAGGAGCGCACGGTGGGGAGTCGCATCGCTCAGTCGGTCTACGTCTGCACCCCGGGGGACGAGGGAGAGGAAGCGGGCCGTGCGGCAGCCGAAGGGGGCGGGGGCGGAGCGGCGGGCCCGTCCGATTGA
- a CDS encoding cytochrome c maturation protein CcmE, with product MSRKVKLGVAGVLFGGVLAYLIATAVANTGVYYYTVAEAAARSSELSGRFLRVNGEVAPGSIQWDPTVMRLAFEVQEGASRIPAVYHGAKPDTFQGGAPVIVEGRWGPDGTITADQILMQCPSRYEPALPES from the coding sequence GTGAGCCGCAAGGTCAAGCTGGGGGTGGCGGGCGTCCTCTTCGGGGGCGTGCTCGCCTACCTGATCGCCACAGCCGTTGCCAACACCGGCGTCTACTACTACACCGTGGCCGAGGCCGCAGCCCGCAGCTCGGAGCTGAGCGGGCGGTTCCTGCGCGTCAACGGTGAGGTGGCTCCGGGAAGCATTCAGTGGGACCCCACCGTCATGCGTCTGGCCTTCGAGGTTCAGGAAGGGGCCTCGCGCATCCCCGCCGTCTATCATGGAGCGAAGCCCGACACCTTCCAGGGCGGTGCCCCGGTGATCGTAGAGGGGCGCTGGGGGCCTGATGGTACCATCACCGCGGACCAGATCCTGATGCAGTGCCCATCCCGCTATGAGCCTGCCCTGCCCGAGTCCTGA
- a CDS encoding CcmD family protein encodes MSYLVVAYMLLWLLLFGYLLRLGLRQRDLGRQLETLEKALEPGHARNEDRA; translated from the coding sequence TTGTCGTACCTGGTCGTTGCATACATGCTGCTCTGGCTGCTTCTGTTCGGCTACCTGCTGAGGCTGGGCCTCCGCCAGCGGGACCTGGGTCGCCAGCTGGAAACCCTGGAGAAGGCGCTCGAGCCCGGGCACGCGCGGAACGAAGACCGGGCCTGA
- a CDS encoding TlpA family protein disulfide reductase: MVGRRAAAILLTFWFVVGSTLLLAATTARGQQEALPFAGYPAPDLTLELLDGGTFTLSANRGKVVLVNFWATWCPPCREEMPELERLHREEAGRVLVVGVDAMEDPETVRRFIEAEGYTYPVALDPKGEALAAYLTRAIPTSFFVTPDGFISRRHTGILTLQAARRFVEEALAYRPPER, translated from the coding sequence GTGGTTGGCCGCCGCGCGGCGGCGATCCTGCTGACCTTCTGGTTCGTCGTAGGGTCCACCCTGCTCCTGGCGGCGACAACGGCGCGCGGGCAGCAAGAAGCCCTGCCCTTCGCGGGGTACCCTGCCCCCGATCTTACCCTTGAGCTCCTGGATGGCGGGACCTTCACACTTTCAGCGAACCGGGGGAAGGTGGTGCTGGTCAACTTCTGGGCCACCTGGTGCCCGCCGTGCCGCGAGGAGATGCCCGAGCTTGAGCGCCTTCATCGGGAAGAGGCCGGCCGGGTCCTGGTGGTGGGGGTGGACGCGATGGAAGACCCCGAGACGGTTCGCCGCTTCATCGAGGCCGAGGGCTACACCTACCCCGTGGCCTTGGACCCGAAGGGAGAAGCCCTGGCCGCCTACCTGACCCGGGCCATCCCCACCAGCTTCTTCGTGACCCCCGACGGTTTCATCAGCCGCCGCCACACGGGCATCCTCACGCTGCAAGCGGCCCGTCGCTTCGTGGAGGAGGCCCTGGCCTACCGGCCGCCCGAGCGGTGA
- a CDS encoding metal-sensitive transcriptional regulator — translation MAENHTAHRTVHTEYRERDKKALSQRLRRIEGQVRGIQRMVEEDVYCVDILIQVAAARAALEKVGLMLLEDHTRGCVARAVQGDGGGEAIDELMDAISHFVR, via the coding sequence GTGGCAGAGAACCACACGGCGCATCGCACGGTCCACACCGAGTACCGCGAGCGGGACAAGAAGGCCCTCTCCCAGCGCCTTCGCCGCATCGAGGGGCAGGTACGCGGCATCCAGCGCATGGTGGAGGAAGACGTTTACTGTGTGGACATCCTCATCCAGGTGGCGGCGGCTCGCGCGGCCCTTGAGAAGGTGGGCCTCATGCTGCTGGAGGACCACACCCGCGGCTGCGTGGCCCGCGCGGTCCAGGGCGACGGCGGTGGGGAGGCCATCGACGAGCTGATGGACGCCATCTCCCACTTCGTCCGGTGA
- a CDS encoding sulfite exporter TauE/SafE family protein, translated as MPKGVVSAGVGAVVGLLNGLLAAGSTLLVPALVDVLRLDQRTAHGTSLLVILVTSSISLFFYQLGASVPLAAAWPLAAGSAAGGVVGAWLTPRIPPRTLRRLFAAVVLVAGYRMVTG; from the coding sequence ATGCCGAAGGGCGTGGTCTCCGCTGGGGTCGGGGCGGTGGTGGGGCTTCTGAACGGCTTGCTCGCGGCCGGTTCCACCCTCCTCGTGCCTGCGTTGGTGGACGTCCTCCGCCTGGACCAGCGGACGGCTCATGGGACCTCGCTCCTGGTGATCCTGGTCACCTCGTCGATCAGCCTCTTTTTCTACCAGCTCGGCGCTTCGGTGCCTCTGGCGGCCGCGTGGCCTCTGGCGGCGGGGAGCGCGGCGGGGGGAGTGGTGGGCGCCTGGCTCACGCCACGCATCCCGCCCCGGACCTTGCGCCGGCTCTTCGCGGCCGTGGTCCTGGTGGCCGGCTACCGCATGGTGACCGGCTGA
- a CDS encoding sulfite exporter TauE/SafE family protein — protein sequence MQILFGLGLGLFMGTLSGLGVGGGKLVVPVLVLLLGFSQQLAQGAVLLAFLPLAALAVVQHWRQGTFDARTAWRVLPTAVGGAALGASLALIISPDGLRRAYGLFLVAVGLFEWFTRGGESPAAPKG from the coding sequence ATGCAGATCCTCTTCGGCCTGGGCCTGGGCCTCTTCATGGGTACCCTCAGCGGTTTAGGGGTGGGCGGCGGCAAGCTGGTGGTGCCGGTGCTGGTGCTGCTGCTGGGGTTCTCCCAGCAGCTGGCCCAGGGCGCGGTCCTGCTGGCCTTCCTTCCCCTGGCGGCCCTCGCGGTGGTCCAGCATTGGCGGCAAGGCACCTTCGACGCCCGAACGGCGTGGCGGGTGCTGCCCACGGCCGTGGGCGGTGCGGCGCTGGGGGCTTCGCTGGCCCTCATCATCAGCCCGGACGGGTTGCGCCGCGCGTACGGCCTCTTCCTGGTGGCCGTGGGCCTCTTCGAGTGGTTCACCCGGGGAGGGGAGTCGCCCGCCGCGCCGAAGGGCTAG
- a CDS encoding carbon-nitrogen hydrolase family protein — protein MAVQQRLEAADYADLARLERRLGALLGSGLRRLPGDVPVLAAFPEDAGTLLGFAEDRELLEGRGQLASAVRALARRHLWGVARTRLLRRVSVIRALFLERAPTAHRAYVELFGNLARRYGCHLVAGSAVFPDHRLHEGVPELLPGPAAYNTSYLFDPGGRVVASQRKVHLVELEAEGNLDLTPAPAETLSVVPTPVGRVGIAICYDAFHPDVRERLREQGVQVLVQPSANPKAWDDWQRDDWARGSWQAVLEGGGRPLYAVNPMMVGSLFDLAFEGQSGIFTSRRDLGREEGYAGRPARPGVVALARGWTGAEVLAAALPHPDELDAAR, from the coding sequence GTGGCGGTGCAACAGCGTCTGGAGGCGGCGGACTACGCCGACCTCGCGCGCCTGGAGCGCCGCCTGGGTGCGCTCCTGGGGTCAGGGTTGCGCCGGCTTCCCGGGGACGTGCCGGTGCTTGCCGCCTTTCCCGAGGACGCCGGCACGCTCCTGGGGTTCGCGGAGGATCGTGAGCTGCTCGAGGGTCGCGGGCAGCTGGCGAGCGCGGTGAGGGCCCTGGCCCGGCGCCACCTGTGGGGGGTGGCCCGCACCCGCCTGCTGCGGCGGGTGAGCGTCATCCGGGCGCTCTTCCTGGAGCGGGCCCCGACGGCCCATCGAGCGTACGTGGAGCTCTTCGGCAACCTGGCGCGGCGCTACGGCTGCCACCTGGTGGCCGGAAGCGCCGTCTTCCCCGACCACCGGCTCCATGAAGGTGTTCCGGAGCTCCTGCCTGGGCCGGCGGCCTACAACACCAGCTACCTCTTCGACCCCGGCGGTCGGGTGGTGGCGAGCCAGCGCAAGGTCCACCTGGTGGAGCTCGAGGCCGAGGGCAACCTGGACCTCACCCCGGCGCCCGCCGAGACGCTCTCGGTGGTGCCCACGCCCGTGGGGCGGGTGGGCATCGCCATCTGCTACGACGCGTTCCACCCTGACGTGCGGGAGCGCCTGAGGGAGCAGGGCGTGCAGGTTCTGGTCCAGCCTTCCGCCAACCCCAAGGCGTGGGACGACTGGCAGCGGGACGACTGGGCACGCGGCTCGTGGCAGGCGGTTCTGGAGGGTGGGGGGCGGCCCCTGTACGCCGTGAACCCCATGATGGTGGGTTCCCTCTTCGATCTGGCGTTCGAGGGCCAGTCGGGCATCTTCACCTCCCGCCGGGATCTGGGCCGGGAGGAAGGCTACGCCGGCCGGCCGGCCCGCCCGGGCGTGGTGGCGCTCGCACGGGGCTGGACGGGGGCCGAGGTGCTGGCCGCGGCGCTGCCGCACCCCGACGAGCTCGACGCCGCCCGGTGA